The Phaeacidiphilus oryzae TH49 region CCGCGACCCGCACGATCATGTCGAGGCTGTCCCGGAATGGCTCTTCGACGTGATCGGTGAGGAGTTGGAGCGTGCGTCCCATCACCGAGTGCTCAATGCTCAGTTTTCGGCCGACCTCGTGCAGACTCTGGCCACTGAGCGGGATGTCCTCGGAGCCGGCCAGCAGCAGGGCGAAGGTGACAGTCTGGGCGTACCGATCTGCGAACGCTGAGTTCTCCTCGCGTTCGTCGGTCGAGGGGAAAACGCTACGCTCCAAGGCACGCGCGAGGCGCGTGAAAGGACGCCGACCTCGGGAAGCCATCGCCTCCGCGGCGAGACGATCTTCGACTTGCTCGCGCAGGAATCGGCACAGCGGAGCGATGGATGCGACGACCTCCCGCATTGTGGTGAGCGGCTGGGGCTGCCAGATGAAGAAGGCGCGAAGCAGGGCTTCAAATGCGTCCTCCAGCCCAGCGAGCACGCGTAGTCGGCTTCCGGACCGGTAGAGATCGCCCTCGAAATATATTGTTTTGCCCTTTTGCTGGCCGAAGCGGTATAGGATCCACGTTCGGCCGTTGGTGTAGATGAGGTTGGGCAGTTTGGACATGCCCTCCCACTGCTTGCGGTCGCGCCCCGACAGGCCGCCAGGTGTGATATCCGCCTTGCGCGGGCCCTTGAGCTCGACATAGCCCACGATGTTGCGACGTAGGCTGCCGACTCGCGCCGCTAGGTCGGGGCGGATTCGGTACTCCCGCACGGGAGTCTCGGCGTGAAGGTACACCTCTAAGCCGATCTCGTCGGCGGCGGCGAGGAGTAGGTCCTCCACTGCCCTGCGGATTCCGGCTTCGTCTTGACCGTGTGCCAGGGCATCCTTGCAGGCGACTCCGAATTGACTGACTATCCGTGCGATCCAGCCTGTACCCGTCATGGCGCCCCCGGGGCTGATGACTGGCCCTAGATATGCCAGAGTCATCACGTTAGATGATCGCGCGTGGGCCGTCGAGAGGGCGGTTGGCGCCAAGTTGCGCTGACGGGAGCTGGACAGGTTTTCGATCACTGGCTGACGCAAACGTTGCCGAGGGAGGCTGGAGCGGCCCCGGAGTACTTGACTACTGACTTTCAAAGCGTGGTGTCGTGAGGCTGACGGTTGGTGATCGCTGCGGTATGCCGTCTGTGTGAGGTATGCGCAAGGTGGCGGGCTGACCGCTGAGCGGCGGGCCTTTCGCGAGCGGGTGCGAAGGGAGGCGGCCGAGCGGTTCGCCCGGGGCGAGGAGAACGCGGTCATCGCGCATGACCTGCGGGTGAGCGTGCGCTCGGTGCAGCGGTGGCACCGGGCCTGGGCCGAGGGCGGCGCATCCGCGCTGGCCTCCAAGGGGCCGGCATCGCTGCCGCTGTTGAGCGAGGAGCTGTTCGCGGTCTTGGAGCGGGAGTTGGACAAGGGTCCGCTCGCCCATGGCTGGCCGGACCCGACCTGGACGCTGTCGCGGATCAAGACCGTGATCGGCCGCCGGTTCCACAAGAGCTACACCGTCCAGGGGGTGGCCGCCCTGCTCAAGCGGCACGGCTGGTCCTGCCAGATGCCGGCGGGCCGGGCCATCGAGCGGGACGAGGCGGCGGTGGCCGGCTGGGTGAGGGAGACCTGGCCGCGCGTGGAAGGACGGCGGCGGCGCTCGGGGCCTGGCTCGTCTTCGAGGACGAGGCCGGCTTCTCGATGACGCCGCCCACCTGCCGCACCTGGGCCCGCCGCGGGCGCACCCCCGTGGTGCGGGTCAGGGGCCGTTCCCGCCGCCGGCTGTCGATCGCCGCGCTGGCCTGCTACCGGCCCGGCCGAGCTTCCCGGTTGCTGTTCCGGCCGAGCGCCGACGCCCGCCCCGACGGGCGCAAGAGCTTCGCCTGGACCGACTACCGGGACCTGATCCGGGCTGCCCACACCCAACTCGGCGGACCGATCGTGCTGGTCTGGGACAACCTCAACACGCACCTGACCGCGGGGATGCGCCGGTGGAGTGCCGGACAGGACTGGCTGACGATCTACCAACTCCCCGCCTACGCACCGGACCTGAACCCGGTGGAGGGAATCTGGTCGGTACTGCGCCGCACGACGCTGGCCAACCGGGCCTTCGCCGACCCCCAGGACCTGATCACCGCCGTCCGGCGGGGCCTGCGCCAACTCCAATACCGCCACGATGTGCTCGACGGTTGCCTTACCGGGACCGGCCTCGTCCCGACCCCACCATGACGACATCACGCTTTCAACGTCAGTAGTGCTCGTGTCCTGGAACGGGCCGCAGTCGCCGTCGTCTCGTCGATGCGTCGGTCACTCTGAGCAGCGGCCCGAGTTGAGTGCAATGACCGGTAGTTTTACAGATCATCTGAACATTGAAGAGCCGGTCGGTTTGGCCACGAAACGTGTGGTACGTTCCGTGCCGTTCCCAGAACTGAAAAGAGTGACCCCGGCGGTGCTACCAACACCCCGGGGTCCGGCACAAGGAGCAGGACCTCCTCATGCACATTCATCGTAGCGCGCCCAAGCGCGCCTTCACGGTGTTGCCCAACCAAGCCCTCCAGGACCGACGGCTGTCCTACACCGCGCGCGGCCTGCTGGCCAACCTCCTGTCCCGCCCAGACGGCTGGCGTGAGGACGGCCGCCGCATGGCGGACACCAGTCCGCAGGGCCGCTGCGCCGTCGCCAAGGCGCTGCGCGAGCTGGCCAGGGCCGGGTACTACCACGTCGTGAAGATCCGCCGCCCGGACGGGACCTTCCGAACCGAGACCCACGTGTACGACACCCCCACGGCAGCCGCAACGGGCGAGCCGCCGAACACACCACGCCCACCGGCTCCCGCCATCCCGGGACCCGGCGAGTCGCCTACCGGTCGTCCGGTCGGCCAACCAGAACAGAACCGGAAGAAAGGAACCACCCTCCCGGCCGCCTCCCCTGAGCTCAGCCACGCCGCACGCGTCCTCGCCCGCATCGTCGGCCCGGAGCCCCGCCTCCCACTTGGTGCCAGCGAGTCCTTGGCCCTCGCGCCGCTGGTGGATGAATGGCTCCAGGGCGCCCGATCCGAAGGGCAGTTGGCATCCGCCCTTCTCTGCGGCCTGCCCGCCCGGGTCCACTCTCCGATGGCGTTCCTCAGCAATCGCCTCGTCCGAAAGCGCCCCGTTACGCCGGCCGAACCCCCGCCTCCGCGTTGGACGGAATGTCCCACCTGCGGAGACCCGGTCGCCCTTCAGGGGCCTTGCCGCTCCTGCGCCGGACTCCACCCCAGCCCGGCTCCCGGGTCGGCGGCTTCCGCCGATGCCACCGCCCGCGGCTTGACCCGGGTCCGGGCCGCGCTTCGCGGCCCCAGCCGCGCCGCGGCGGCCTGATGGATCGGCCACCGCATTGCCGCCAGGCGTCCAACCACGCCGGGATCCAGGTACGTTGACCGGGACCGTCGACAAGACGGCCGATTCCTTCCCCCGGGCGGACGCCGTGAACCTGGGCGGCGTCTGGCGGTGGCTCCCGGGCGGCCAACCGGCAGCCGTCGGCCGAACCGCGTCGTCCGGCCCAACGGTGCCCGCGTCGTCATCCGGCGAACCCCGGTGAGAAGAGGAATGCGCTGCTCCAGGGGCTGTGAGTTGTATCACCTGAAAGGGGGAGTCCGCTTTTGGGTACTGACGCGAGCGAGAGCCGCGGCCGACAGTGAACCCGCTGGTCAAAGCCGACGCAGCGTCACCAAGCGGGCGGCCAGCGGTGGTTGGGATCAAGTTGGGGGCTGGGGCAGCCGGGGCCCGAGTGACCTTTTGTTCGGTCCTGAGAATGCACGGAACGCCCTCGGCGGACGCCGTAGAGGCACAGGATGCACCAGCGTCCTGGCGGGGACCCGAGGACCCCGGCCGCCGAACGAAGGATCAACCACCCCGTGAGTCATCACCTCGATGCCCTGGCGGTAACCGCCCTGGCAGTACGAGTACTGGTGCGCGACCTGGTCGCGCTGCTTCGCCGGTTCGCCGCTGCGGGAGTCCGGACGGGCCTGCGCGAACTCCGCAGTACCGCGGACGTGGAGCTGGGAGAGCGCCGGTGAGTGAGGAGTCCCTGGCCCCGTCATCCCCCTCCGACTCGCCCTCGGAGGTCGTCGCGTCCGCAGAGATCGGCGCCGACCCGGTGACGTCGATGCCGCTCGACCTTTCGGCCTTCCACCAGTACCACCGCACCGAGTACGTCCAGTACGCCGAGCGACAGCTGGGCTGCCGCAGTGACGCTGAGGAGGCGGTCGACCAGCTCTTCGAGCAGCTGGCCCGCACCTGGGCCGAGGTGCTGCGCAAGGAGAACGTCGCCGCCTACGTCTGGCAGGCCCTCAAGCACCGCGTGATCGACCTCGCCCGGGCGCGCAACCGGCGCCCGCGGCTCTGCGAGGCCCAGGTCTTCGACACGGTGGGCGTGGTCGCCGCAGAGGACCCGATCGCGGCTGTGGAGAACGCCCTCGCCGTCCGGCAGGCCCTCAGGGCCCTGTCCGAACGCCAGCGGGACGTCGCCCACCTCCGCTACTTCGAGGGGTACAGCACCGCCGAGACCGCCTCCCTCCTGGGCATCAGCCCTGCCGGCGTTCGTTCCATAGAGCGCTATGCCCTCCGCCACCTCCGCCGGCTCCTGGACCCGGAACACGAAGGAGAGACCCCCTGATGGCATCCCTGGAGAGCCTGCTGGCAGACCTCCGCCTGATTCCCACCGCCCCCTACACCAACGAGGACATCGCAGCCGCGGAGGCTCGGATAAACGCCCGCCTGGCGCGGTGGGTAGCTGCTCCCGAGTCCAAGGCGGAGCCCGAGCCGGCGGCCCCCGTCCGCTCGGAGACCGGCCGGCCGGGGGGCCGCCGCGAGGACGCGGAGCTGGATCTCGCGGAGCTCTGCCATACCTTCCTCACCAGCCCGGGCAGTCGCAGAGAGCTTCGGGTGTTCATCGACGACGCCCTGCCCGACTCGGGTGGCGCCCGCATGCTCGGCTGCGTCCTCGCGCTCACCGGTGGACTGGACGGCGCCCGCTTCTGGTGGCAGTACGCCGCCGGCGCGGGCGACCGGCCGGCCGCCTACTGCCTTGCCCTCTACCACCGCGCGCACGGGGAGGAGCGCGAGGCGGACTGGTGGAACACATGGAACAGGCAGTACCCGGCCCCGGCCGAGTCCACCGGCGGCGATCTGGAGCAGGCGCGCGCCGACGCCCGGCAACAGCTCCGGCGGGCGCTGCTCGAACTCGGCATACAGAACGTGCAGAAGCCGCCGACGACCGGCTCGCTGCTACGCGTCCTGCGTCGGCTGCGCGAGCCAGGGCAACTGCCCGCACGGGGCGCCGTGGCGGCGCTGGTCGCCTACGTTCCCGCTGCGGTGGGCTACCGGGACGAGGACGTCGAACTGCCGCTCCCCGACCCGGACTTCCTCGAACGCGTCGAGCAGCTCCTGCTCATCGACGAGGCCGAGGAGGTCCCCGCACCCCCAGAGGGCGACACCCCCGAGCCGCTGCCTGAGCGTCCCGTCCAGCGCCGCCCGGCGGTCTGCGGACGATGAGATGTGGTCGGCCCCGCAAGCGCCGGCCTCGGCATCAAGGGCATCGGCGAGATCGGCATCGTCGGCGCTGCCGCTGCCGCTGCCGTCGCCAGCGCCGCCTGGCACGCCAACGGCGTCCGCCGCCGGCACCTTCCACTGCGTCCCGACCGCATCTCGCAGGCGACCGAATCAGCCCCGAACGCTCGAGCACTCAGGCGAGTTGAACCCGAACGGCCCGAGCCGCCGGCGTGGACGGTTCGCCGCCCGTCGGCGGCCGCTGTCACATTCCGAGGGTGTCGGACGTCTTCTGACCGAGCGGGCGTTGCATCGACCGGCGCCTCGAGCTTGGTGGCGCAACAAGGAGTTGACCCAGTGCAGGCAGCAGACAGTACGCGCAGGCGGTGGCTGGTCCTCGCCGTGATCGCGCTCGCGCAGCTGATGGTCGTGCTCGATCTGACCGTGATGAACCTCGCCCTGCCCTCGGCGCAGACCGCGCTGGGGTTCAGCAGTACCGACCGGCAGTGGGTGGTCACCGCCTACGCCCTCTCCTTCGGCGGGCTGCTGCTCTTCTTCGGCCGGCTTGCCGATCTGATCGGCCGCAAGACGACCTTCCTGACCGGACTGATCGGCTTCGCCGCCGCCTCAGCCGTCGGCGGAGCCGCGGTCGACTTCCCGATGCTGGTCTCGGCCCGCGCCTGCCAGGGGGTCTTCGGGGCACTGCTGGCACCGTCCGCGCTGTCACTGCTGGCCACCACCTTCCGCGAACCGAAGGAACGGGCCAGGGCCTTCGGGGTGTACGGTGCGGTCGCGGCAGCGGGCGGGGGTCTCGGGCTGCTGGTTGGTGGGGCGCTGACCTCCTACCTCTCCTGGCGTTGGTGCATGTACATCAATGTCGCTGTAGCAGCCGTCGCGGTTGTGGGTGGCGCACTACTGGTCGACCGTCAGCAGCGGGTGTCCGGCGGACGCCTGGACCTCCCCGGGGTGTGTCTGGTCTCCAGTGGGATGTTCGCCTTGGTCTACGGCTTCGCCAACGCCGCCTCACACGGCTGGAGCACCCCATCGACGGTGGGCTTCCTCGCGGCCGGTGCCGTACTGCTGCTGGCCTTCGCGCTGTGGCAATTCCGGGCGGCGCAACCACTCCTGCCACCCCGGTTGGTGCTGGACCGCAACCGCGCCGGCGCGTATCTCACCGTGCTGGTCCTGGGCGCCGGAACCTTCGGTGTCTTCCTCTTCCTGGTCTACTTCATGCAGTCGACGCTGGGCTACTCGCCGATCCGCTCGGGCATCGCGCTGCTGCCGATGGTGGTAGTCAGCGGCATCATCGCCACCCTGGGCAACACCAGGCTGCTGCCCAGGTTCGGCCCCAAGCCGATGGTGATCGCAGGTCTGCTGCTGGATTCGGCCGGGATGGTCTGGCTGACCCGGATCGGCGTGCACTCCGGCTATGCCGGGGCGCTGCTCGGCCCGATCCTGGTGACCGGCGCCGGAATGGGCCTGGTCTTCGGCGTGATCGCTGCCACCGGCACCTACGGCGTGGAGCCGCGGGACGCCGGAGTCGCCTCGGCGAGCATCAACACCGGGCAGCAGCTGGGCGGTTCGATCGGTACCGCCCTGCTCAACACCATCGCCGCAGGCGCCGCGGGCGGCTATCTGGTCGCCCACGTGCACGGCCGTCCGACCCCGCAGCTCCTGCAGGCCGCGGCCGTGCACAGCTACACCACGGTCTTCTGGTGGTGCGCCGCGATCTTCGCGGCGGGCGCGATCCTCTGCGGCGCCCTCCTTCGCCGGGGGCCGTTGACCGGCCCGGCCCCGCTGCCCGCGGGGCAGGCCACCCCCACGGTTCAGCCGACCGGGCGCCCGGTCAGAAGGTAGTGGGTTCAGGGTGGCCTGCCGGTGAGCCGCGGCTCGGTGAAGCCGACGTGGGCGCGGTGCACCGGCGCTCCGCCGCACAGCACTTCGCGTTGGAAATGGGCGCGGCCCCGGTGGTGGTGGCCGGCAGGAGGACCGGACCGAGACCCAAGCCATTCGACGCGTCGCCGAGGCCCGCACGCCACGGGAGCCAACCGTGGAGCAAAGGAAAGTGTCCGAGGTGGGAGTCGACCAGTAAGCCCACCTGCTGGCGCGGCAGACGACGCTGCGGGTCGGGGCCTGATCGGTGAACTTGTCGTCGTCGGCACCGTGTCAGGGGAGGGTGGTGTCCAGAGACGGGCATGTGTCGCAGGTTCCTCAAGACTGGTTCTGGATCACTTTTGGTGCCAGGGCCACGGAGCGTCACTGCAACCGAGATCATGAACGGTCGTGGCTCACGCTCTCCTCCGCGACCTCTGGTTCCACCACACCGACGACGTCGCACTCCGCACCATCACCCCGCGTGGAGTATGCGGATGGAGGAGGCCGGCGGCGAACGTGTGCAATGCCGGGACCTGGTCTCTCTGGACCGCGGCGATCCACGCCGTCGTGGGCGCCGACTCGCGCGGCTTCGACGGCGGCAAGGAGATCAATGGCCGCAAGCGCCACCTGGTCGTCGACTGCCTCGGCCTGCTGCTCGCCGTGCTGGTCACCCCCGCCTCGACCACCGACCGCGACGCCGCGCACGCCATGCTGCCACCCCTGCGCGCCCGGTTCTTCCGCTTGAAGCTCATCTGGGCGGACGGCAGCTACAGCGGGGCTCTGGTGGACTGGGCCGCCACCGCACTGCGGCTGGCGCTTCGGGTCGTCAAGCGCACGGAGGCCACGGCGGGTTTCCAGGTGCTGCCGCGTCGTTGGGTGATCGAACGCACCAACGGGTGGCTGATGCGCACCCGCCGGCTGGCCCGCGACTACGAGCGCACCACCGCGACAGCCGAGGCGATGATCTACTGGTCGATGACCGCGCTCATGATCCGCCGCCTGGCCCGACGCGCGCGCTGAAGCGGCCGTCCGGCTCCTTGACCAGCCAGTCCCGCTCGGTCATCCGCCGCGACTTGGCGCGCACCCGCTCCACCCGGGCCGCGGTGGTCTCCCAGCCCAGCCGGGCAGCGATCTGACGGCAGTTCGGCGGCCCGACCCCCTCCCTCGCCACCGCCTCGAGCGCCCCGATGATCCGCTGGTAGTCCGGGGCGAGCACCGCCGGCTCCACGCCGGGCCGCCGCTGGGGCACGGTCGTGCCCGGCGCTGCGGCAGCAACCGCCCCCGCGCCCTGCGACGGCGGAGCATCCTTCGTCTGGGCCTCGGCCAGCGCCGCCGAGAACTCCTCCTTGGCGATCACCGCCCGCTCGCAGGCCCGCTCGGCCTCTGCCAGTGCTGCAGCGGCACGCTCCGCCTCCTCGCGGCACTCCTCCAGGCGCCGACGCGCACCCAGCTCCCGCTCCTCCAGCAGTCCCATGGGCGACGGCATCCGGTCCTCCACCAGCGCGGCGACACAACGCCGTCATTTCTGACACCCGACCACCCGCACCATGCCTGACCTGCAGAAATCAAGAGACCATGTCCGAATTGATAACGGCCTCTGACCCCGTGCACCTCATCCGGACCCTGAGACGCAGCGCCCGCGAGATCCAGTACCGCAGCGACCTCATCGACGGCTGCCTCGCCGAAACAGGACTCGCCATCACGACATCACGACCGCAAGGTCAGTAACCCGAGGCTGATACAGGTCATGGGCATTGCTCTGACCCTGTTTTGTCGCAGGCGTGTTCGGGGTGCGTCGTCAGGGGCTGCTGATGCGCAGTACGACGGAATGTCCGGTGACGCGCAGGAGTTCCAGTCGCACGCCAGGGGCGTAGCCGAGGTCGCCGTAGGTCTGGCCCATGATCAGCCAGCCGTCGTGGGCGATGCTGCCGTCGGTGTCGAACTCGTCGTAGATCAGGGACGGGTTTGGTGGGGTGAGGTTCACCGAGGTGATTCGAATGCCGCTCACGCCCCCGGTCCCACCGAGCGGGATCTGGGCCGGGCCGGCGACGGCGACCTCACAGTGCGCGTCGGCGCAGGCACGGTAGTCCGTCCTGTCGGCGGCAGGCGGACCGTCGCTGAGAGTGGGGGTGTCCGACGTCGGCACCGAGACTGGGGCCGTGGAATGTGCTGAGGCTGAGCAGCCCGTGAGCGCGAGGGCGCCCAGGAGCAGCGCCCAGGGTGGAGGCGGCCGGTGGCCCCGGGGGCGAGGATCGCTCATGCGCCAGGGGGTGGGAGGCGTGAGCGCCAGCGGGGCAGGCCTTCCGCGTCCAGCGGAACGTGGGCTTCCCCGGCGTGCCCAGCGAGTACGACGGCGTCTCCGCCGGGGTCGGCTGCGGTCTCGGGGGCGGATTTCGCTGCCGGCGTTACCTGCACCTGCTCCACGGGGACGGAGCTGATCCGCGGGTGTTCGCGTTCGGCGGAGTCGGACTCAGCCACCCATACCCGGTCCCCGTCCAGCACCAGGCAGGTCACCCGGGCATTGTCCTGGCCGGAGCGGCGGGTGGCGAGCACGTCCTCGGGCAGTACGCCGAACTCATGCGACCAGGCCACCCGGAAGAGCGGCGCGGACGGGGCCTTGGGCAATGGCGTGACCTCCAGCCCGCCCTCCGGCATCGCGCCGTCCGGGGCGGTCACCAGCGCGCCGATGTCCAGGGCCACGGCCTCCACGAGATCCGCCAAGTCCGCTTCGGCCCCTTCCGGGGCGCCCGGGGAGAGCACCACGCCCCAGGAGGCCCGTGCGCCGGGCCGCCACGGGACGTAGCTCACCACCGCCTGGACGCCTGCGACCTCGACGCGGCGGTGGCACATCGGCATGGCGAGCAAGCTGCTGCGCAGAGCCGCGCGCACCGCACCGGTGGTGCCGCGGTTCTCGCCGATCGCCACCCGTTCCCCGTCGCTCAAGGTGATGTCGAGCGCGCCGCCGTGCACCAGAGAAGCGATCCGGGTCAGACCGATCTGTCGCACCTCGGCCGCGCCCGTGGCGACGTACAGTCGGCGTTCGCCCATCATCAGCCCGGCGGTCCCGCCGTCCGGCAGTCGCCCGACGTCCCTGGCCAACAGCCTCTCACCGGCGGTCAGATGAGCACGGAAACGCCGCTGAAGGATACGCAACCCCAGCCCCATGAAACCCACCATAGACGACATCGGAGCAATGATCTCCAGTGGA contains the following coding sequences:
- a CDS encoding IS630 family transposase (programmed frameshift) translates to MRYAQGGGLTAERRAFRERVRREAAERFARGEENAVIAHDLRVSVRSVQRWHRAWAEGGASALASKGPASLPLLSEELFAVLERELDKGPLAHGWPDPTWTLSRIKTVIGRRFHKSYTVQGVAALLKRHGWSCQMPAGRAIERDEAAVRLGEGDLAARGRTAAALGAWLVFEDEAGFSMTPPTCRTWARRGRTPVVRVRGRSRRRLSIAALACYRPGRASRLLFRPSADARPDGRKSFAWTDYRDLIRAAHTQLGGPIVLVWDNLNTHLTAGMRRWSAGQDWLTIYQLPAYAPDLNPVEGIWSVLRRTTLANRAFADPQDLITAVRRGLRQLQYRHDVLDGCLTGTGLVPTPP
- a CDS encoding MFS transporter translates to MQAADSTRRRWLVLAVIALAQLMVVLDLTVMNLALPSAQTALGFSSTDRQWVVTAYALSFGGLLLFFGRLADLIGRKTTFLTGLIGFAAASAVGGAAVDFPMLVSARACQGVFGALLAPSALSLLATTFREPKERARAFGVYGAVAAAGGGLGLLVGGALTSYLSWRWCMYINVAVAAVAVVGGALLVDRQQRVSGGRLDLPGVCLVSSGMFALVYGFANAASHGWSTPSTVGFLAAGAVLLLAFALWQFRAAQPLLPPRLVLDRNRAGAYLTVLVLGAGTFGVFLFLVYFMQSTLGYSPIRSGIALLPMVVVSGIIATLGNTRLLPRFGPKPMVIAGLLLDSAGMVWLTRIGVHSGYAGALLGPILVTGAGMGLVFGVIAATGTYGVEPRDAGVASASINTGQQLGGSIGTALLNTIAAGAAGGYLVAHVHGRPTPQLLQAAAVHSYTTVFWWCAAIFAAGAILCGALLRRGPLTGPAPLPAGQATPTVQPTGRPVRR
- a CDS encoding RNA polymerase sigma factor; the encoded protein is MSEESLAPSSPSDSPSEVVASAEIGADPVTSMPLDLSAFHQYHRTEYVQYAERQLGCRSDAEEAVDQLFEQLARTWAEVLRKENVAAYVWQALKHRVIDLARARNRRPRLCEAQVFDTVGVVAAEDPIAAVENALAVRQALRALSERQRDVAHLRYFEGYSTAETASLLGISPAGVRSIERYALRHLRRLLDPEHEGETP
- a CDS encoding IS5/IS1182 family transposase — translated: MCNAGTWSLWTAAIHAVVGADSRGFDGGKEINGRKRHLVVDCLGLLLAVLVTPASTTDRDAAHAMLPPLRARFFRLKLIWADGSYSGALVDWAATALRLALRVVKRTEATAGFQVLPRRWVIERTNGWLMRTRRLARDYERTTATAEAMIYWSMTALMIRRLARRAR